The Dyadobacter sp. 676 DNA window GCGCTATTTATAACTTCTTCGTTCCGATAAATAAAACTAAATTCATTCGATTAAATCAACTCTTTCCTCGCATAATACCAGGGAGGGGTTTGCCCCATGTACTCACCGTTCGTAGTTTTGTAACACAAAAAAATACAATTTATAAACAAACGAGCAATCATGGCTAATAGACTGTTATCAGTGGGATCGGTTTTCCCCGAGTTCAAAAAAACATCCGTAGTTTCTCTTGAAAAAGGAAATGAATTCTACGAGATCACCTCAGAAGACCACAAAAACGCCGGCAAATGGATGGTAATGTTCTGGTGGCCCAAAGACTTCACTTTCGTGTGCCCTACCGAGATTGCCGAATTCAACAAACACACAGGAGATTTCGCCGACCGTGACACGATCCTGATCGGTGCTTCTACCGACAGCGAATACGTTCACCTCGCATGGCGCAAAAACCACGACGACCTGCGCGACCTGCAGTTCCCGATGCTGGCCGACACATCGAAATCACTGGCCGAAGAGCTGGGCATCCTCGAAGCCAACGAAAAAATCGCATACCGCGTGACATACATTGTTGATCCGCAAGGTATCATCCGTTGGGTAAGCGTTAACGACCTTTCGGTAGGCCGTAACGTACCGGAAGTTCTCCGCGTACTCGACGCCCTGCAAACTGACGAGCTTTGCCCCTGCAACTGGCAAAAAAGGCGAAGCTACACTTGCCTAACCGACCCCATCAAAGCAGTTCACAGGCAGGTAGTCGTTCAGTACGCCGGTTCTGTGAACTGTTTTTATTCATCCGCGGGAAAACCTTCCCGCTCAAAATCAAACGAACATGTATCCATTTGCAGCTACAGGGAACACGAAAGAGTCCCTGTATAAAGAAGTCAATTTGCCTGCGGAATTCGAAAGCGTGTTGATCAACAAGCTCGCGGCGCTTGACCATCGTTACCTCAAAGATCTGAAAATCAATATAGGTAATGTATTAAAATCGCAAACATTGAACCGCAAGGAGGCATTACTCCTCGCATTGGCCGTTGCCGTGAACGAGAAAAATTTGGCGCTCATATCGGCACTGGAAGAGCTGGCTACCGGGGAAGGGGCCGACGAAAAGGAAGTCGCGGAGGTAACCGCCTGTGTGTCACTGATGAACGCGAACAATGTATTTTACCGTTTCCGCCATTTCATGCACAAGGAATTTTACGATAATGCGCCTGCTGGCATTAAAATGAGCATTATGGTGAATCCCGTTTTGGGTAAGGAGTTTTTCGAGCTCATGAGCCTTGTCGTTTCGGCATTGAATGGCTGCGAAATGTGCGTTACGTCACACGAGCAGTCGGTACTGAACCACGGCGGTTCGCAGGCACGTATATTCGATGCGGTTAGGCTCGGGGCGATCTTCAAGAGTTTTTCCGTATTGATCTGAAACAAAACTAGCCAGGTCTTAAAGATCTGGCTAGTCCCAAATTATCCATCCTATTTCTCTATTGTTTCTCTTTTCCAAGGCGGCGGGTGGCGTGTCAGCATCCTGAATGCCGCGTAATACCCCGCTGTAACGGGCTTTATTTCCTTACTCTACCTTGCGCAATTCGGTAGTGGAAGTATTTTCCTCCGACTTCTCGACCGATTTTACGACTCCGACGCCCGGTGCGGTCCAGAGGGTTACATTAACCAGCTCCGTGGTAATTTCCGGCTGCGTCACTTCCGTTTCGAACTTCGTGTACACTTCATAGGAATATTCCCACTTGGTGCAGTTGAAGTTACCGGCCGGTGTGGTAACCGATTCTTCGGCTACCGCCTTTCCATTTTTATAAGTAAGGCGCGCTTCGAGCTTGCCGAGAACCGAACCTTCGTCCCCTACCGGGATTTCCAGCTCCATCAGCACTTTGATCGGGTCGCCTTTGAATGTAAGGGCGCTGTTGACCTTTCCGTTGTTTTCCAGAAACTGGTACTGCGGGAAGCCGGTTACTTTGAAGTCCGAGATGTAGGCAATGTCGTTGATTTCGTTCACCAGCGCCTTCATGGCCGTCGGATAAGGCAGCTCGTTGGTGGTCGTGCCGTCTTTGGCATAAGCCTTGGAAACGAGCGTCATCTCTTCTTCGTTTTCCCGAACGAGATGGTGAATCGTATGGACGGCCATTCCGGCAGAGTCTTTGGTGCTTACGATTTTGGTAAGCATGTCACCGGTAGTACCGTCCGAATCCGTGATCTTGTAGGTATAACTCTTGTCCTTGGAAGGTATAAACACCTTTTCGGTACCGCCGCCGTTCCCGTCGTCGGGTTTTACGTTATCGTCGTCGTCCTTGCAGGCAGTGAAAGACATGGCCAGTACGGCCAGGGCCAATGCAGATTTCGCGAATCTGCCGATAAGCAATGCGGGGGCTTGTTTTTTAAGTTTCATGGCAATTCTGGTATTTAGGGGATTGGTATTCAAATATTTACAAAACAAAAACTGATTATCGCAGCCTTGCGCTGCTTCAATCGATCTCATATAGCCTGATCGCCGACTGGCCCGTTGTGTCCCTGGCGAGCTCTTTCCTGAGTTTTTCGTTCAGATACTTCCGCACAGAAAGCTTTCTCACGTCCAGTACCTCCGGCTCGATGGTTTCCGAAACGAGGTGATTGCTGTTGGCATAATACCTGACGATCGTCGATTTCCTGTCGGTTGACGTTTCCACCACCCAGAAGCCTCTTTCGGGAAACGGTTGCCGGGCGGAACGTGCCGTTTTGCTCACAACCTGGTTTTGAATGCCCGCAGCGACCAGCATGCCCGCAAGCGCATATTCGATTAAGGTTTTCATGGCTAAATAGTCTTTTCAACTGAAAAAATGGCCGATAACCGCCCTGCCCGAGCTCAGGAACTTCGGCTCCTGCCCGTACTTCTTTACCAAATTCCGGATCACGACCAGGTGCGCGCACATCAGGACCGGCACAACGATGCCTGGCAGCAACA harbors:
- a CDS encoding carboxymuconolactone decarboxylase family protein; the protein is MYPFAATGNTKESLYKEVNLPAEFESVLINKLAALDHRYLKDLKINIGNVLKSQTLNRKEALLLALAVAVNEKNLALISALEELATGEGADEKEVAEVTACVSLMNANNVFYRFRHFMHKEFYDNAPAGIKMSIMVNPVLGKEFFELMSLVVSALNGCEMCVTSHEQSVLNHGGSQARIFDAVRLGAIFKSFSVLI